TTCTTCACCTTAAACTGTATTGATAAAACCAAAAAAAAGAATGGTATAAATTAGTATGTTTCTCATTTGCATAACCTCATAAAAATTTGATTTTTCCTTCCGCATAATTATATAAATAATTGCGATTTTTTCAATAATATCCATGAATCTCCATCAAAAATTTTCTGATCATTATAGAATCGATGATTCCCATTCGAGCATCATTTTCTTCTTAATTCGAAAAATTAAACTTACGATAATTTGGTAGTTTTTCTGCGGAAGCTGCAATGTTTATCAAAACTGAATCGCCTCCAAATACTTGATTCTCAAAGAGAAGTTTTGTGAGGTAAATTCGAGATAAGTAACTTGTAGCAAAATTGATTTCAATCCCTTCGTTCGTTTTAAACTTCTTTGGGTTGAGAATGCCCATCGAATGAAAAATCAAATTGATTTTGTATGAATCTAATTTTAAACTTTCAACTAATCCTTTATATTGGAAAGCAGAGAAAAATCTCCTTAATGCCCTACTAATTCTACATTTTCCGTCATTTCTCTCGCCAAAAAAGACTCCATTTTCGATCTGACAATAGCTACGATACGTAATTTCCCAATCTCGGTTTTCTCGAGACATGTTTCAATAAAGGTTTTCCGATTCCATCGGTTGCACCTGTAACAACAAATACCTTTATGTTAAATACTTTCATATTAAACATATCTAATATATTGATAAAAGTACTGTTGAATACATTCTGAGAGTTTGCCCCAAATACACAAAATGGATTGATCGGATCGTTCGGTAAAGTGGGGTTTCGTCCGCTAGGCATAACTTGTTATGTATCTTAAGGTAGGAAGGCCCGCTAAAGATGAGTGAATTGAGTCGGTTATTGAATGTTAGCCTAACTAACATTACACTTATCGTCGATGGACTGGAAAAAGATGGATTTGCAGGAAGGCAATCGGATGAAACAGATAGAATGGCAAAACGAATCAAACTTACAGAACGTGCAGAAAAAGAAGTGTCATTCGATTCAGAAGTAATTTTTAAACCTGCGATTCAATTATTTTCTTCCGTTTTTGAAGAAAAAGAAATTCTAGAATTGGTTCATTATTGAAATCAGATTTTGGAAAAACTTCCGAATTAATTGTCCCTTTCATCATTTTAATGGAAATTGTCGAGTTTGGATAAATGAAACATGTTTTAAATATTTGATTCCGAAATCAAATCGGAACAATTACAAATCCATTCTTGTGAAAGCAACTCTCAAAATAATGGACAAACCTTTAGGAAACCAACTAGTTTCCATGGCGCTCTTTTTTTCTAATGTTGCCATCTTATGGTTATGCAAAATCAAAATCTGGAAAATGGGAACCATTGAACTTGGATATGCTGGCGTTACGTATTCGAGAGAAGAATTTGGGACAAAGCATTTGAATGGTTAATGAAATGTTTGATATGATTTGAAAAAAGATTCACCTACTTTCAATTTCTTTCAGTTACGTGCACATAGATTCTTGGAACGAAAACGATATGAAATAGTAACTTCTAACTTTTAACAGTTAAACCTAAGAAGCGAAGGAAAAAACTCATTCATTTTCAAAAGAGTCTTCTGTAGTCTCATCATCTACTGTTCCACTCTCACTTACGTGACAATTGATAAACGGATCCAATTCCTCTTTTGTGATAGTTTCATCAATCATCCTTTGTAATTCACCTACAAAGTCGACCCTTCGCATTTCACAAACATATAGTTTCTCATCACTGACGTTCAAATCAAAGTAAACGGCTTCCTCAGGCATTCCGAAACTTGCTTCACCCATTCGAGATGATGCCGTACAATCATTCTCGTGAACTTTACAATCTGTGACTAGAAATCCTTTCCCAACGATTCTAAATTCTATAGAAGTATACTTGTCTTTTACATTAAATATATAAGGGCGAACCAGTTCCTCAAGGCTCTTTTTATAATATTGTATATCATATTCGTCGTCACTTAAAGACGTACGTTTTACCCAACCAATCTTATCATTATAATTGACTTTGACATACCCTACATTTTTAGTTAAGG
The sequence above is a segment of the Leptospira sp. WS39.C2 genome. Coding sequences within it:
- a CDS encoding SH3 domain-containing protein, which codes for MKVSIRIVLFQKFLILLVSLFLWNGTDLSKHKDPSDCPKNFTCLTTYISLDPLTTSHGLNLDLSFIEGISPKPLDKITLPLDKNGKFMEVLVAKNVSDYRAFWKGKEILISQFDLDISKRLRTLGNKIVQLQSEPNPSASIITIIPKNIVFDVIENTDPLTKNVGYVKVNYNDKIGWVKRTSLSDDEYDIQYYKKSLEELVRPYIFNVKDKYTSIEFRIVGKGFLVTDCKVHENDCTASSRMGEASFGMPEEAVYFDLNVSDEKLYVCEMRRVDFVGELQRMIDETITKEELDPFINCHVSESGTVDDETTEDSFENE
- a CDS encoding MarR family transcriptional regulator, whose amino-acid sequence is MSELSRLLNVSLTNITLIVDGLEKDGFAGRQSDETDRMAKRIKLTERAEKEVSFDSEVIFKPAIQLFSSVFEEKEILELVHY